The window GATTTGATTTTCAGTAATATACGACTTTACTTTGTGCGATGGATTTCTATTTATAATTTAAAAGAAAACGTAATGGAGAAAATTATTATCACAACACCCGACGAATTGAAAGCGCTGGTAAAGGAGGCGGTACACGGGTTGCTACCGGCACCGGCAGAACAAAAGAACGATACGGATGCCGCCAACCTTGTGGAGATACTCGCCTTCCTGAAAGAAAACGGTTATCCCACATCCAGAGGGAAGATGTACAAGCTCACTTCCGCAGGAGATATCCCGCACCGGATGTATAACGGCAAACTTGTCTTTTCACGGAAAGAGGTACTGAAATGGGCTGCAAGCCAGACACGAAACCGACATGACTATAGTGAAATCACCCGAACCGTTGCCCGTAGCGCACGCAGGAAAATGAAATGAGGTCATGGGAAATAAAAGAGAATATATCCGTGTCGGGACAACCCTGTACAAGAATGTAAGGCGACCACTGATCAGTGGCGATTTTATCGAGGAGAAGATTGTCTGGAGCTATGAAGCACTACGGCAGGATTACGGGAAAAACAGTCTCCCCGAAATCGGGAAATACGACGGCTTTTGCATCATACCCAGTCATATAGACTACCGGCAGGTATATGGAACTTTCCTCAACCAATACGAACCTATTGGCCATACACCATGCGAGGATGATTTTCCTTATATTCGGCTATTTCTGGAACACATTTTCGAGGAACAGATAGAGTTGGGATTTGACTATATCCAACTATTGTATGTCCGTCCGACACAAATGCTGCCCATTCTCCTGCTTGTATCCAATGAAAGAGAAACGGGCAAGACAACGTTCCTGAAATTCCTGAAAGCATTATTCGG of the Petrimonas mucosa genome contains:
- a CDS encoding helix-turn-helix domain-containing protein; translation: MEKIIITTPDELKALVKEAVHGLLPAPAEQKNDTDAANLVEILAFLKENGYPTSRGKMYKLTSAGDIPHRMYNGKLVFSRKEVLKWAASQTRNRHDYSEITRTVARSARRKMK